The DNA segment GACCTGGCCATCCGGATGGTGCGCGAGTTCGGCATGAGCCCGGCGCTGGGCCCGGTCGGGTTCGCCTCGGGCAGCCCGATGTACCTGGGCGGCGAGGAGGTCCGCAGCCGGCCCTACGCCGAGGCCACCCAGCGGGTGATCGACGAGGAGGTCGCCAAGTTCCTCCGCGAGGCCGACGGTCGGGCCAGGGCCATGCTCGTCGAGTA comes from the Actinomycetes bacterium genome and includes:
- a CDS encoding cell division protein FtsH encodes the protein DLAIRMVREFGMSPALGPVGFASGSPMYLGGEEVRSRPYAEATQRVIDEEVAKFLREADGRARAMLVEYRDALDRLTELLLERETVDGTDVDAVLGRVPGQSQPVGATGHAAATGHAAAADHREPGPPAR